One part of the Mariniblastus fucicola genome encodes these proteins:
- a CDS encoding baeRF7 domain-containing protein, whose amino-acid sequence MNPVNKAIVDRLVGQTESENLVLSLFAPMHRAGREVQQNEIVWKNVLTEARKKLAESGADEEEADKLLSAASRKLEDETFWQHQSDGLAYFSDGDSSEFLKLDHEVESITHVSNEYLIGPVASSLADLTESFILACSPKRVRLLKVTGNSVADLDPEELPENLVEALNIDEYVSALQHRSTANSSTGSQKATTFHGHGGSDPDVKKQDEILQYFHVLDRALDSAIGSHTKNGDACLIFAGVDYLFPIFKEASSYPNLCDEAISGNPDDLKPAELLEKAQPIIRAMADEKVIQQLSEFSDKNHSDWASLDESEVSKAAVLGQIKTLFVSDEASRIEYSKCISLTIQYGGKIVLVEQSQLEDMNLDFDIAAIFRTPAGSFLDAVEAVEDSIC is encoded by the coding sequence ATGAACCCCGTCAACAAAGCCATCGTCGATCGACTCGTCGGACAAACCGAGTCCGAAAACCTGGTCCTTTCATTGTTCGCTCCGATGCATCGTGCCGGCCGCGAAGTCCAGCAGAACGAAATCGTTTGGAAAAACGTCCTTACCGAAGCTCGAAAGAAACTGGCTGAATCCGGCGCCGACGAGGAAGAGGCTGACAAGCTTCTGTCTGCTGCGTCCCGGAAACTGGAAGACGAAACTTTTTGGCAGCATCAATCAGATGGCTTGGCTTATTTTTCAGATGGAGACTCTTCGGAATTTCTGAAGCTTGACCACGAAGTCGAATCAATCACCCATGTCTCGAACGAATATCTAATCGGCCCAGTTGCGTCTTCATTGGCCGATCTGACTGAATCTTTTATCCTGGCCTGCAGCCCGAAACGAGTGCGTCTGTTGAAGGTCACTGGAAACTCAGTCGCGGATCTTGATCCTGAAGAGCTTCCAGAAAACCTCGTTGAAGCGCTGAATATCGATGAGTACGTGAGTGCGTTGCAGCATCGCTCTACTGCAAACTCAAGTACCGGCAGTCAGAAAGCGACGACGTTCCACGGCCACGGAGGTAGCGATCCGGATGTAAAGAAGCAGGACGAGATTCTGCAGTATTTTCACGTACTGGACCGAGCTCTCGATTCCGCGATTGGCAGTCACACAAAAAACGGTGATGCCTGTTTGATATTCGCCGGCGTCGACTATCTGTTTCCGATTTTCAAGGAAGCAAGTAGCTATCCGAATCTGTGTGACGAAGCCATTTCGGGCAATCCGGACGATTTGAAACCAGCAGAGTTGCTTGAGAAAGCACAGCCGATCATTCGTGCGATGGCGGACGAAAAGGTCATCCAGCAACTGTCGGAATTCAGTGACAAAAACCACTCTGATTGGGCAAGTCTCGACGAGAGTGAGGTTTCGAAAGCGGCTGTGTTGGGACAGATCAAAACGCTTTTCGTATCCGATGAAGCGAGCCGAATCGAATACAGCAAATGCATTTCGCTGACGATTCAGTACGGTGGCAAAATCGTGCTGGTCGAACAGAGTCAACTTGAGGACATGAATCTTGACTTTGACATCGCAGCGATTTTCAGAACTCCAGCCGGAAGTTTTCTGGACGCCGTTGAAGCCGTTGAGGATTCGATTTGCTAG
- a CDS encoding DUF4112 domain-containing protein → MSTNSQPAKTTFDQVKDGFRRAFPKSRRGTVSPFERIPRIRTIAHWMDGAFRIPGTQRRIGLDSLVGLVPGIGDLATTAVSAFIIREAWLLGIPKRKLLKMSGNVAIDAIVGAVPLVGDLFDFAFKSNSKNVAIVEDHFGINSDTIEGHVVRPDEQTT, encoded by the coding sequence ATGTCGACCAACAGCCAGCCCGCAAAAACAACGTTTGATCAAGTTAAAGACGGTTTCAGGCGTGCCTTTCCAAAGTCAAGGCGCGGAACCGTCAGCCCGTTTGAACGCATTCCGCGCATTCGAACGATCGCCCATTGGATGGACGGAGCGTTCAGGATTCCTGGAACTCAGCGCCGCATCGGACTTGATAGTTTGGTCGGATTGGTACCCGGTATCGGTGACCTGGCGACCACCGCGGTCAGTGCTTTCATCATCCGTGAAGCGTGGTTGTTGGGGATTCCGAAACGCAAGCTGCTGAAGATGTCTGGGAATGTTGCTATCGATGCGATCGTTGGTGCGGTGCCACTTGTTGGTGACCTGTTTGACTTTGCGTTCAAGTCGAACTCCAAAAATGTCGCCATCGTCGAAGATCACTTCGGTATCAATTCTGACACAATCGAAGGCCATGTCGTGCGTCCTGATGAGCAGACCACCTAG
- a CDS encoding type 1 glutamine amidotransferase domain-containing protein — translation MSNQLEGKKIAFLATDGFEQVELTEPWSAIKDAGANVELVSIESGKIQGVHHEKQGDKFDVDKTLSEVAASDYHGLVLPGGVFNPDALRVNENAVGFVRDFFNQKKPVAAICHGPWLLVEADVVKGRKVTSWPSVSTDLKNAGANWVDEEVVCDNGLVTSRKPDDLDAFCKKAIEEFAEGKHDGQVADCETDAQCADSQATQGSC, via the coding sequence ATGTCCAATCAACTTGAAGGAAAGAAAATTGCGTTTCTCGCAACAGACGGTTTCGAGCAGGTCGAACTGACCGAACCGTGGAGTGCTATAAAAGACGCCGGTGCAAACGTCGAGCTGGTCTCTATTGAGTCTGGCAAGATTCAGGGCGTTCATCACGAGAAGCAAGGCGACAAGTTCGACGTCGACAAAACGTTGAGTGAAGTCGCGGCATCCGACTACCACGGGCTGGTTCTTCCCGGAGGCGTGTTCAACCCGGATGCACTTCGAGTGAACGAGAACGCCGTCGGTTTCGTGCGAGACTTCTTCAACCAAAAGAAACCGGTCGCTGCGATCTGCCATGGACCGTGGTTGCTGGTCGAAGCCGATGTGGTTAAAGGTCGAAAAGTGACGTCATGGCCAAGCGTCAGCACGGACCTGAAGAACGCGGGTGCGAACTGGGTCGACGAAGAAGTTGTCTGCGACAATGGCTTGGTCACAAGCCGAAAGCCAGATGATCTCGACGCGTTTTGCAAAAAGGCAATCGAAGAATTCGCCGAGGGAAAGCACGATGGCCAAGTGGCTGACTGCGAAACTGATGCTCAATGCGCTGACAGCCAGGCGACGCAGGGTTCTTGTTGA